A single genomic interval of Flavihumibacter rivuli harbors:
- a CDS encoding sensor histidine kinase has translation MLATIYLVYYSILFFDRQFPPGQTALKRYVTELLFVVIAGFGINKLFHSLFIAWVVVPEPDMEFLDRKLRILLVVSQTLVVFTYGIFTAFRIFTIHRQKQLEVVQWQKEIAESQYEALKNQLNPHFLFNSLSILSSLVHYDAGKAEIFIEKLSRTYRYLLDQREKTAVSLEEEIQFLRNFMYIVQERYGKKIDITNALKGESGNAYIIPNTFLIILEHIIATSSMSAASPLHILLNLTGEKILVIYSLQKKTNSVPAADDQFDLLCNRYRDLGKPINISVIEMEQKEIISIPLLIK, from the coding sequence ATGTTGGCCACTATTTACCTGGTATATTATTCCATCCTCTTCTTCGACAGGCAATTTCCCCCGGGACAGACAGCACTGAAAAGGTATGTGACAGAACTTCTCTTTGTGGTGATCGCCGGATTTGGCATCAATAAATTATTCCATAGCCTCTTCATAGCCTGGGTGGTGGTTCCTGAACCGGACATGGAATTCCTGGACAGGAAACTAAGGATCCTCCTCGTTGTATCCCAAACGCTGGTCGTATTTACTTATGGAATTTTTACAGCTTTCCGGATCTTCACTATCCATAGGCAAAAGCAATTGGAGGTTGTTCAATGGCAAAAGGAAATTGCTGAGTCACAATATGAGGCACTAAAGAACCAGCTCAATCCGCATTTCCTTTTTAATAGCCTGAGTATCCTATCATCACTTGTTCATTATGATGCGGGCAAGGCAGAAATTTTCATTGAAAAATTATCGAGGACCTATCGCTACCTGCTGGACCAGCGCGAAAAAACAGCGGTATCACTCGAAGAAGAAATTCAGTTTCTCCGGAATTTCATGTATATCGTACAGGAACGATATGGAAAGAAAATCGATATCACCAATGCCCTAAAAGGGGAAAGTGGAAATGCCTACATTATCCCAAATACCTTCCTCATCATCCTTGAACACATCATTGCAACCAGCAGCATGTCTGCTGCAAGCCCTTTGCATATCCTATTGAATTTAACCGGTGAAAAAATATTGGTCATCTATTCATTGCAGAAGAAGACCAATTCTGTTCCTGCAGCAGATGACCAATTTGACCTATTGTGTAACAGATACAGGGACCTGGGAAAACCAATTAACATCTCGGTAATTGAAATGGAACAAAAGGAAATCATCAGTATTCCCCTCTTGATCAAATGA